A region of Domibacillus sp. DTU_2020_1001157_1_SI_ALB_TIR_016 DNA encodes the following proteins:
- a CDS encoding LD-carboxypeptidase → MPVKPRILQRGDTVGIVALGSPVASSIIDASIAFLQGMGLQVVLGKYVYAQNGFLAGTAQQRAEDLMSMFTNTQVQMILPVRGGVGVESILPFLDYTVIAQNPKIVSGYSDITVLLNILYQFTDLITFHSLLLIDFRPQTPAYNFEQFFTITSSTVSPRPILNPPGMPLTGRVQGNVSGPIVGGNLTSIVSTLGTPYEINTTGKIILLEETHEPINTVYRYIDHMRMAGKFEDCLGIIMGECTDCPNAYGKSYNDLISEFIVPLGKPLMTNLASGHGFYKAAIPIGARVNLNTSNNTITLLEAVVS, encoded by the coding sequence ATGCCCGTTAAACCAAGAATTCTACAGCGGGGAGATACAGTCGGCATCGTTGCGCTGGGCAGCCCGGTTGCTTCGAGTATTATTGATGCCAGCATTGCTTTTCTGCAAGGAATGGGGCTTCAGGTTGTTTTAGGGAAGTATGTATATGCACAAAACGGATTCCTGGCAGGAACGGCCCAGCAGCGCGCTGAAGACTTGATGTCCATGTTTACCAACACACAGGTACAGATGATTTTGCCTGTAAGGGGCGGTGTCGGTGTGGAAAGTATATTACCGTTCCTTGATTATACAGTGATCGCTCAAAACCCAAAAATCGTGAGCGGCTACAGCGATATTACTGTTTTATTGAATATTTTATATCAGTTTACCGACCTTATTACATTCCACAGCTTACTCCTCATTGACTTTAGACCACAGACGCCGGCTTACAATTTTGAACAGTTTTTTACCATCACCTCTTCGACTGTTTCACCTCGTCCGATTTTGAATCCTCCAGGAATGCCGCTTACTGGCAGAGTACAGGGGAACGTCAGCGGCCCAATTGTTGGAGGAAACTTAACATCCATTGTCAGTACATTGGGTACACCATATGAAATCAATACAACCGGGAAGATTATTTTGCTCGAAGAAACACATGAACCCATTAATACGGTTTACCGCTACATCGATCACATGAGGATGGCTGGGAAATTTGAGGATTGTCTCGGAATTATTATGGGAGAATGTACCGATTGTCCGAATGCCTATGGCAAGTCTTATAACGATTTGATTAGTGAATTTATTGTACCGCTTGGAAAACCGCTCATGACCAACCTTGCTTCTGGGCATGGATTTTACAAAGCAGCCATCCCAATAGGTGCTAGAGTAAATTTAAATACCTCCAATAATACGATTACATTGTTGGAAGCTGTTGTAAGCTGA
- a CDS encoding SDR family oxidoreductase, protein MGKALKDVHIVVTGASSGLGYAMAEALLDEGATVALASRPGSKLTQAVNELKDKGYMAVFELPLDVRSEESVEEAVKWIKTEWGRIDVLINNAGIGMRTVNPKFLTEPQPFFNVTPEGFRDLMDTNVTGYFLTSRGFAPLMAERGRGKIINISMNYETMKRKGFVPYGPSRAATESMSYIMAEDLRDFGVSVNMLLPGGATLTGMIPNEVRKELEGNFELLKPEIMAKAIVFLASEQSEGITGERIVAAEFEKWLKQRSN, encoded by the coding sequence ATGGGAAAAGCATTAAAGGATGTCCATATCGTGGTTACGGGTGCTTCGAGCGGTTTAGGATATGCCATGGCAGAAGCGCTTCTTGATGAAGGGGCAACAGTTGCGCTGGCATCCCGCCCAGGTTCAAAATTAACCCAAGCTGTAAACGAACTTAAAGATAAGGGATATATGGCTGTTTTTGAGCTGCCATTGGATGTAAGATCAGAGGAATCAGTTGAAGAAGCTGTGAAATGGATAAAAACGGAATGGGGCAGAATTGATGTTCTTATAAATAATGCCGGCATTGGGATGAGAACGGTAAATCCAAAGTTTCTGACAGAACCGCAGCCTTTCTTTAACGTAACTCCAGAAGGATTTAGGGATTTAATGGATACTAATGTGACCGGCTATTTTCTAACTTCCCGGGGATTTGCACCTCTTATGGCGGAGCGGGGAAGAGGAAAAATCATTAACATTTCGATGAATTACGAAACAATGAAACGAAAAGGATTTGTTCCCTATGGTCCATCTCGTGCGGCTACCGAGTCTATGTCCTATATTATGGCAGAAGACCTGCGGGATTTTGGTGTATCAGTCAATATGCTTCTTCCCGGCGGCGCTACGCTGACGGGTATGATACCGAATGAGGTGAGAAAGGAATTAGAAGGGAATTTCGAACTCCTGAAACCAGAGATCATGGCAAAAGCAATCGTTTTTCTTGCCTCAGAGCAATCTGAAGGTATAACAGGTGAACGCATTGTTGCAGCCGAATTCGAAAAATGGTTAAAACAAAGAAGTAATTAA
- a CDS encoding zinc-binding alcohol dehydrogenase family protein → MDKMKAVGLMRYLPIENPESLEDVVIEKPKATGRDILVKVTAISVNPVDTKVRAPKDKVEEAPKILGWDVAGIVDEVGPDCSLFRPGDEVFYAGSIARQGGNSEYHLVDERIVGRKPASLTFAEAAALPLTSITAWEALFTRMLLSQDPSVNKGKSLLIIGAAGGVGSIAIQLAKQAGLTVIGTASRPETVEWVQSMGADYTINHHDPLLPQLQAIGFPSVPYIFCLNALEKHWAGISEVVSPQGVVCAIDDPTSPLDLTMLKQKSVTFVWEFMFTRSLFETEDMIEQHHLLNRVAEAVDQQKLKTTLTEVLGPISAENLRQAHKLLESNKAIGKIVLEGFA, encoded by the coding sequence ATGGATAAAATGAAGGCAGTAGGACTAATGAGATACCTTCCCATTGAAAATCCAGAAAGTCTGGAAGATGTAGTGATTGAGAAGCCAAAAGCAACGGGCCGTGACATTTTGGTTAAAGTCACCGCCATATCGGTCAATCCGGTTGACACGAAGGTTCGGGCTCCTAAAGACAAAGTTGAAGAAGCTCCTAAAATCTTAGGCTGGGACGTGGCAGGAATTGTTGATGAAGTAGGGCCAGACTGCTCCTTGTTCCGACCGGGAGATGAAGTGTTTTATGCTGGCAGTATTGCACGACAAGGCGGCAACAGCGAATATCATCTCGTCGATGAGCGCATCGTTGGGCGAAAGCCCGCTTCCTTGACTTTCGCAGAAGCGGCGGCCCTTCCTCTAACTTCTATTACAGCCTGGGAAGCATTATTTACCCGAATGTTACTTTCACAAGATCCAAGTGTCAACAAAGGAAAATCTTTGTTGATTATTGGGGCCGCCGGTGGTGTTGGATCCATTGCCATTCAGCTTGCAAAACAAGCAGGTCTTACTGTAATCGGTACTGCTTCGCGGCCGGAAACAGTCGAATGGGTTCAATCAATGGGCGCCGATTATACGATTAATCACCACGATCCGCTTCTGCCGCAGCTTCAAGCCATTGGATTTCCAAGCGTTCCGTACATTTTCTGCCTGAATGCTTTAGAAAAACATTGGGCCGGCATCAGCGAGGTTGTGTCTCCTCAAGGAGTTGTATGCGCCATTGATGATCCGACTTCTCCACTTGACCTTACCATGCTCAAGCAAAAAAGCGTCACCTTCGTTTGGGAATTTATGTTTACACGCTCGCTTTTTGAAACAGAGGATATGATTGAACAGCACCATTTGCTTAATCGGGTCGCTGAGGCAGTGGACCAGCAAAAATTAAAAACCACGCTCACTGAAGTGCTTGGACCTATTTCAGCAGAAAACCTTCGCCAAGCCCATAAACTTCTGGAGAGCAATAAGGCGATTGGCAAGATTGTCTTAGAAGGCTTTGCTTAA
- a CDS encoding SPL family radical SAM protein yields the protein MGIEVNEILAKKILTEAKGYLDVGFTHSLNPYSGCAFSCRYCYVREMPIQKFKEIPWGEWLDIKANAAENYRNEIRKLREKNKPVNIFMSSVTDPYQPIERKAKITRSILEEMIENPPDFLQIQTRSPLITRDIDLLKKLNEICEVLVSITIETDREDMKTIFSSYAPGIKLRIIALKEIHNAGISTQASISPVLPFTPDFPEVLIGIVDHIWIDTLSIGDGSMGKRSERLGMPELFQQHELSKWYRKDLHLMVGKYFNKYFPTEMIRISKKEAFPK from the coding sequence ATGGGGATTGAAGTAAATGAAATCCTTGCTAAAAAAATCCTCACTGAGGCAAAAGGTTATTTGGATGTTGGATTTACCCACTCTTTAAATCCGTATAGCGGCTGCGCATTTTCCTGCAGGTACTGCTATGTAAGGGAAATGCCCATTCAGAAATTCAAGGAAATTCCTTGGGGAGAATGGCTGGACATCAAAGCAAATGCCGCAGAAAATTATCGAAATGAAATCAGAAAACTTCGTGAGAAAAACAAACCTGTGAATATTTTTATGTCTTCTGTGACAGATCCTTACCAGCCAATTGAACGTAAAGCAAAGATCACACGCAGTATATTAGAAGAAATGATTGAAAACCCACCTGATTTTCTCCAAATCCAAACAAGAAGCCCGCTGATCACACGGGATATTGATCTACTAAAGAAATTAAATGAAATATGCGAAGTCCTTGTCTCCATAACAATTGAAACGGACAGGGAAGATATGAAGACAATATTTTCTTCATATGCACCCGGCATTAAATTAAGGATAATAGCTTTAAAAGAAATTCACAATGCAGGAATATCCACTCAAGCTTCAATTTCTCCTGTTTTGCCATTCACCCCTGACTTTCCGGAAGTATTAATTGGAATTGTGGATCATATTTGGATTGATACATTAAGTATCGGAGACGGCTCCATGGGAAAGCGTTCAGAGAGGTTAGGGATGCCGGAATTATTTCAACAGCATGAACTGTCAAAGTGGTACCGAAAAGATTTACACTTAATGGTGGGGAAATATTTTAACAAGTATTTTCCTACTGAAATGATACGAATTTCTAAAAAAGAAGCTTTTCCAAAATAA